In Amphiura filiformis chromosome 1, Afil_fr2py, whole genome shotgun sequence, the following are encoded in one genomic region:
- the LOC140156630 gene encoding uncharacterized protein, with protein sequence MLKLNDDKTEFMVITSPHLKHHMYPISLLVEDVTISPSDSVRNLGVIFDSQMSMSSHVKSLCTNLNFQLRNISRIRRFLDYDTCHLVTRAIILSRRDYCNGLLLGSAKTDIQKLQRIQNWAAKVICQALKRDHATPYLHQLHWLPVEDGVTFKILVLVFKCLNGTAPDYLSQCLSLHIPTRQGLRSTADTTRLSEHNSTKTLISFEKRTFSYTAPRIWNSLPVIIRESTTLPAFKKSLKTHLFPA encoded by the coding sequence ATGCTCAAGCTAAACGATGACAAGACAGAGTTTATGGTTATAACATCACCACATCTCAAACACCACATGTATCCTATTTCTTTGCTAGTTGAGGACGTTACAATATCTCCTAGTGACAGTGTTCGCAATCTTGGTGTCATCTTTGACTCACAAATGTCCATGTCTTCACATGTAAAATCTCTCTGCACAAACCTAAACTTCCAACTCCGCAATATTTCGCGTATACGTAGGTTCCTGGACTATGACACCTGCCATCTCGTCACGCGTGCCATTATTCTCTCCAGACGGGATTATTGCAATGGACTCCTTCTTGGATCAGCCAAAACTGACATCCAGAAGTTACAGAGGATCCAGAACTGGGCCGCGAAAGTTATTTGCCAAGCTTTGAAACGAGATCATGCCACGCCTTATTTACACCAACTACATTGGCTGCCCGTTGAGGATGGAGTTACCTTCAAGATCTTGGTGCTAGTGTTCAAATGCCTCAATGGGACGGCACCGGACTACTTATCGCAATGTCTTTCTCTTCACATTCCAACCCGTCAAGGTCTCCGTTCAACAGCAGACACAACTCGCCTCTCTGAACATAACTCAACTAAGACACTAATATCTTTTGAAAAAAGGACATTCTCTTACACAGCTCCTCGCATCTGGAACAGTCTACCTGTCATCATCAGAGAGTCTACCACATTACCTGCTTTTAAGAAAtcattgaaaacacatttgtttccTGCTTAA